One Leptospira bouyouniensis DNA window includes the following coding sequences:
- the prmC gene encoding peptide chain release factor N(5)-glutamine methyltransferase, giving the protein MAEQPGTLLYYLKRSTEFLEKKEIPNPRVDAEWILADLLNLPRIKLYSQFEMPLSQKEIDLYRERIVERSKRKPVAYITGKKGFHQFEYLVSENVLIPRPETEELVDYLYKQRETLANEFPNGLEIWDLCSGSGCIGLSLSLLLKPNLVVLSDISEKAIETSKSNAEKYNLTNVKFYVSSLDETLPSEMQFDVIVSNPPYIPESEKKDIMPDVLDYEPHLALFVSDIVSFHRDLFNSVKQRLKPGGWFLMETHPNYIQELETLAVSLGFVSTNRILDSSKKERFLFLKTESKSES; this is encoded by the coding sequence AACGATCGACTGAATTTCTCGAGAAAAAAGAAATTCCGAACCCTCGTGTCGATGCAGAATGGATTCTCGCTGATCTTTTGAATCTCCCTCGCATCAAACTCTATTCTCAATTTGAAATGCCTCTTTCACAAAAAGAAATTGATTTGTATAGAGAAAGAATTGTTGAACGAAGCAAACGAAAACCAGTCGCCTACATTACAGGGAAAAAAGGATTCCACCAATTTGAATACTTGGTTTCTGAAAATGTACTGATCCCAAGGCCCGAAACAGAAGAATTAGTGGATTATCTTTATAAACAAAGAGAAACACTAGCGAATGAATTTCCGAATGGTTTAGAGATTTGGGATTTATGTTCCGGGAGTGGTTGTATTGGTCTTAGTTTATCACTACTACTAAAACCAAATCTTGTGGTGTTATCGGATATATCCGAAAAAGCAATCGAAACCAGTAAATCTAATGCAGAAAAATACAATCTAACAAACGTTAAGTTTTATGTTTCGAGTTTGGACGAAACACTCCCAAGTGAAATGCAATTTGATGTCATTGTTTCAAATCCACCCTATATCCCTGAATCAGAAAAAAAAGACATTATGCCCGATGTTTTGGATTATGAACCTCATTTAGCCTTATTTGTCTCCGATATTGTTTCCTTCCATCGTGATCTATTTAACTCTGTAAAACAAAGATTAAAACCTGGTGGTTGGTTTTTAATGGAAACCCATCCAAATTACATACAGGAATTAGAAACACTCGCCGTATCTCTAGGTTTTGTGTCAACGAATCGAATCTTAGATAGTTCTAAGAAAGAACGTTTTTTGTTTCTGAAAACTGAATCGAAGTCTGAATCTTAA